From Pseudoalteromonas viridis, the proteins below share one genomic window:
- a CDS encoding serine hydrolase domain-containing protein: protein MKRLLCLLTLLLLTALAYFGWPVYQFYAFNLEKVPVLASATSLPQGPLPHQSHHAPALGAFNTRAADILNTTRVASNAPGISAAIAHRGELVWQGTLGYADIKTKTALTPEHQFRIGSTSKAVTATLMAKLMQEQNFNLDTPLQDSLTPLPNPAWQDITPRQLASHSAGLPHYKGNQDRIGLYRSLSLNTQFDRVQDAVAQFDEGPLRSRPGDAFYYSSYGTVLLSAVLAQHAQRPYLDLLQQYVLIPLGMRHSGAESQGNKLATFYFNRRGQDARYIPWRPVNLSHRLAGGGLISTPSDLVRLGSGYLDPHYLHPAVRKQIWTPQRLNQGEVNPQNYALGWRRHEYQHNGQPAFTYYHHGGVSRGSQSMLIVVPHYQLSVAVNINSKTKPFWIFGEAALKLAHAYVQLTEQAQREPLDTKVSAASSTASLLAK from the coding sequence ATGAAACGTCTGCTCTGTCTGCTGACATTACTGCTCTTAACCGCGCTGGCCTATTTTGGCTGGCCCGTCTATCAGTTTTATGCCTTCAACCTGGAAAAAGTGCCGGTGCTGGCCAGCGCTACGTCGCTTCCCCAGGGCCCTTTGCCACACCAGTCACATCACGCACCGGCACTCGGTGCATTCAATACCCGGGCTGCTGATATTCTTAATACCACCAGAGTTGCAAGCAACGCGCCCGGTATTTCTGCCGCCATTGCCCATCGTGGTGAGCTTGTCTGGCAGGGCACGCTCGGGTATGCCGACATCAAAACCAAAACAGCGCTCACTCCCGAGCATCAGTTTCGCATTGGCAGTACTTCCAAAGCCGTGACCGCCACACTCATGGCAAAACTCATGCAGGAACAAAACTTTAACCTGGATACGCCGCTACAAGACAGCCTGACACCGCTGCCCAACCCGGCGTGGCAAGATATTACCCCGCGCCAGCTGGCATCGCACAGCGCCGGTCTGCCTCATTACAAAGGCAACCAGGATCGCATCGGGCTGTATCGCTCGCTCAGCCTGAATACCCAGTTTGATCGGGTGCAGGATGCCGTTGCGCAGTTTGATGAAGGGCCGCTGCGTTCAAGGCCGGGCGATGCATTTTATTACTCCAGCTATGGTACTGTGCTGCTGAGTGCGGTCCTGGCGCAGCATGCTCAGCGCCCCTATCTCGACTTGCTCCAGCAGTATGTGCTGATACCGCTAGGGATGCGCCACAGTGGCGCGGAATCACAGGGCAATAAGCTGGCCACCTTCTATTTTAATCGTCGCGGACAGGATGCCCGGTATATTCCCTGGCGCCCAGTGAACCTCAGCCACCGCCTGGCCGGCGGCGGCCTGATCAGCACACCCAGTGACCTTGTGCGGCTCGGCAGTGGTTATCTCGACCCCCATTATTTGCACCCGGCGGTGCGCAAACAGATCTGGACACCACAGCGCCTGAATCAGGGCGAGGTAAACCCACAAAACTATGCACTGGGATGGCGTCGTCATGAGTACCAGCATAACGGTCAGCCCGCGTTTACTTACTATCACCACGGCGGCGTATCGCGAGGGTCGCAGAGTATGTTAATTGTGGTACCTCACTACCAGCTTAGCGTAGCGGTGAATATCAACAGTAAAACCAAACCGTTTTGGATCTTCGGCGAAGCTGCACTCAAGCTGGCGCATGCTTATGTGCAGCTGACAGAGCAGGCTCAGCGCGAACCGCTGGACACTAAGGTCAGCGCCGCATCCAGCACGGCATCTTTATTGGCAAAGTAA
- a CDS encoding helix-turn-helix domain-containing protein, translating into MTLGQYIKQLRQQRALSQPQLASQMTVEQSYLSKLENDHSIPSNEVFRKLLAALDLDLGSFMQGVAEQGDKHSLTQIPDIEAWYQNLDKHKLARRRSWILMALVCISLGCALFYSGYRTLFLPERQYEYHSYGELRDEEPLDLYTRWHRYVSDADKQNRADYDALRLMYQKRQAPERLYSFDYRGSAFVVQVDNGRRYFEMQPERVHHVSRPGNAWMQFIGIVLFVAGLLALLLERRYARAH; encoded by the coding sequence ATGACACTTGGACAATACATCAAACAACTCAGACAACAAAGGGCGTTGAGCCAGCCGCAACTGGCCTCGCAAATGACGGTTGAGCAGAGCTACCTGTCTAAACTGGAGAACGATCATTCAATTCCTTCCAATGAGGTGTTCAGGAAACTGCTGGCCGCACTGGATCTGGACTTAGGGAGCTTTATGCAAGGGGTTGCGGAGCAGGGGGACAAGCATAGCCTGACACAGATCCCAGACATTGAAGCCTGGTACCAAAACCTGGATAAACATAAGCTGGCACGGCGGCGTAGCTGGATACTCATGGCACTGGTGTGTATCTCTTTGGGGTGTGCGCTATTTTACAGTGGCTATCGCACGCTCTTTTTGCCTGAACGCCAGTATGAATACCACTCCTATGGAGAGCTGAGAGACGAAGAGCCTCTCGATTTGTACACGCGCTGGCATCGTTACGTGAGTGACGCGGATAAACAGAACCGGGCCGACTATGATGCGTTGCGACTGATGTATCAGAAGCGCCAGGCGCCGGAGCGATTGTATAGTTTTGACTATCGCGGCAGTGCTTTTGTGGTACAGGTTGATAACGGTCGCCGGTATTTTGAGATGCAACCTGAGCGTGTGCACCATGTGTCTCGTCCCGGTAATGCCTGGATGCAGTTTATCGGTATCGTGCTGTTTGTCGCAGGTTTACTGGCCCTTTTACTAGAGCGTCGCTACGCCCGGGCTCACTAG